The following proteins are encoded in a genomic region of Hydra vulgaris chromosome 05, alternate assembly HydraT2T_AEP:
- the LOC136080462 gene encoding uncharacterized protein LOC136080462: protein MKLCITVFMMVTCVIAKEKRDTPVWTKAYTVAIKSFTNGKFVCAENVGSQPLIANRDAIGLWETFEIRFTNAKTFALKSYANGKFVSAGNGGNNLLIANKDQATVWETFTLVPNYATFGFKSNGNAKFVTAEEAGSKSLAANRNVLDVWEMFSLVIVWPSVHKVAIKALVNGLYVCAENAGKQSLIANRGKIGPWETFEIRFTDPQTFTLKSVANGKLVCAENNGRSPLIANRDQIGPWETFSLVQNKEGVAFKSHANGKLVTAENAGRDNLIANRDNPDIWERFAFIYL from the coding sequence TATGGACAAAAGCTTACACAGTAGCTATCAAATCGTTTACCAACGGAAAGTTTGTATGTGCTGAAAATGTAGGAAGTCAACCATTGATTGCCAATAGAGATGCTATtggtttatgggaaacttttgaAATTCGTTTCACTAACGCAAAAACATTTGCATTGAAATCCTATGCAAACGGGAAGTTTGTCAGTGCAGGTAATGGTGGAAATAACTTGCTCATTGCCAATAAGGACCAGGCTACAGTATGGGAGACTTTCACCTTAGTTCCAAATTATGCCACTTTTGGATTTAAATCAAATGGTAACGCAAAGTTTGTGACTGCTGAAGAAGCAGGAAGTAAATCACTTGCAGCTAACCGCAACGTTCTTGACGTTTGGGAAATGTTCAGTTTGGTCATCGTGTGGCCATCAGTTCATAAAGTTGCAATAAAAGCATTGGTCAATGGCTTATACGTATGTGCTGAAAATGCCGGAAAGCAATCATTAATTGCTAACAGAGGAAAAATAGGCCCTTGGGAAACATTTGAAATTCGCTTTACTGACCCTCAAACATTTACTCTCAAATCTGTTGCGAACGGCAAATTGGTTTGCGCAGAAAATAATGGCCGATCTCCTCTTATTGCTAATAGAGACCAAATTGGACCGTGGGAGACCTTTTCGCTAGTTCAAAATAAAGAAGGTGTTGCTTTTAAATCACACGCTAATGGAAAATTAGTGACTGCAGAAAACGCAGGACGTGATAACCTAATTGCCAACCGCGATAATCCTGATATTTGGGAAAGATTCGCTTTTATTTACttgtaa
- the LOC136080120 gene encoding uncharacterized protein LOC136080120: protein MVNKYNNTKHSSIKMTPVEASDKKNENIVWFNLNGNVRSESVRPKFYIDDRVRINKKKTTFEKGYTPRWTDEVFTVSKIQFTDPPTYKFTDDNNEEIQGTFYVQEMQKTDQNIFRIEKVIRKLKNKSLVKWYGYPESFNSWVDNKELIGLIY from the coding sequence atggtaaataaatacaacaacacaaagcattcttcaattaaaatgacacCAGTTGAAGCTAGCGATAAAAAGAATGAGAATATTGTTTGGTTCAATCTAAATGGAAATGTGCGATCAGAGTCTGTAAGACCAAAGTTTTATATTGATGATAGAGTTAggataaataaaaagaagacaACGTTTGAAAAAGGATACACACCGAGATGGACTGATGAAGTTTTTACTGTTTCAAAAATTCAGTTTACAGATCCACCAACTTATAAATTCACTGACgataataatgaagaaatacaaggtactttttatgtacaagaaatgcaaaaaactgatcaaaatatatttaggattgaaaaagttattcgtaaacttaaaaacaaatcattagTAAAGTGGTATGGATATCCTGAGTCGTTTAACTCATGGGTTGATAATAAAGAATTGATAGGTCTGATTTATTAG